Within the Mobula hypostoma chromosome 17, sMobHyp1.1, whole genome shotgun sequence genome, the region TATTCCATTACCAACAAAATAGTGTGTCAAAATTTCCACTGCCTTAATGTTACAGTTTTAAGGGACTATTGCTCATAAACAATACAACTTAGTGCCCAATGCATTGTCATAAAACGATAGGACAATATAGTGAGGACACAGGCACTTGGGATCAAAGGATCTGATTGacactgtatctaaataaattaataaatagtctGTATGTTAAATAAACTGTGCACTTAAACTTGGCTGTATCACATCTAACGTCCATGCAATTCTCTTTCAGATATAACACTTTTGATGCCATGTAAGTGGACAGAGTGACCGGACCAAAATGCTTTCTGAAGAGCAAAGGATTATTTCCGCACTCTGCATGCACATTGTTGGATGAAGTAATTGGCCATGTGATTATGCAGACATCTCAGCATGAAGCTGATGGACCTGTTCCTAGCTCGTTCCCTCTCCACGTATTTTCTGCTGCAGGGTTTTGTGCTCTTGACATTGTGCTTTCACTCCACCAGCATGTGTCCCAAAGGCTGTCTGTGTTCTCATGCCAGCAGCCTGAACGTAAGCTGTAGCAACGCAAACCTTAAAGAGATTCCCAAGGACCTTCCCCCAGACACCGCCTTACTCTACTTGGACTCGAATCAAATAAGGTCTGTTCCCAATGAGGTTTTCAAAGACCTGCACCATCTCAAAGTACTGAATCTGTCCAAGAATGCTATCGAGTCCATAGAGGAGCGGGCATTCAAAGGGGTGGCTGACACTTTGCAGACGCTTGATCTTTCAAACAACAAGATCAAAAGCGTCCACAAGGACACCTTCAGCAAGCTCAAGGGCAGAGCCCAGATTTCTGACAACCCGTGGCACTGCGACTGCACCCTCCAGCAGGTACTTCGCGACATGCCCTCCAAGCACGAGACGGCCAACAACATCATCTGTGAGACTGCCGTCCTGGAGCAGCACACGGGCAAGCCCTTCCTCAGCGCTGCCAACGAGGCCGACCTCTGTAACCTGTCCAAAAAGACGACTGACGTAGCGATGCTGGTCACCATGTTCGGCTGGTTCACCATGGTGATTTCATATGTGGTGTACTATGTGCGTCAGAACCAAGAAGACGCAAGGAGGCACCTTGAATATTTAAAGTCACTCCCGAGCAAGCAAAAGAAGCCAGAGGAATCAGATGACATCAGTACTGTGCTATAATGAGCTGTGAAATGCTTTCATAAAAAGGTTTTAAAATGGAGATTATTCTGTGTCTATATAAATCATCCCCTCTCAACAGGGAAGTAGCCAACAGGTCTAACTGCAGTGAAATTGCGGGCCGtgatttctaaaaaaaaaatctagattAAGACATCTCATTGCAGTAAAAAGGCTTCCTaagtacactcattggccactttattagatacctcctgtatctaatagagtggccactgtgcgtttgttcatggtcttctactgctgaaGTCCGTCcaattcaaggtttgacatgttgagtgttcagagatgctcgtctGCACATCACTGTCGCAACGcaaagttatttgagttactgtcacttgcctgtcagcctgaaccagttggccattctcctctgacctctctcattaacaagatgtttttgcccacagaactgccactcactggatgatttttttgtttgcaccattctcaataaactccagagactattgtgcatggaAATCTCAGGAGTTCTACAGtttgtgagatactcaaaccaccccatctggcaccaacaatcattccacggtcacatttcttccccattctgatgtttgctctgaacatcaactgaaccttttgaccatgtctacgtgcttttatgcattgagttgctgccccatGATTGGCTGCTTACATATGTGTATTAatgacctaataaagtggtcactgaatgtatagCAAAGATGGAGAATTCTTCATCTTGACAAACACTTTAATCAGCAGCAATTATGACTAGTGATTCCCTAGGTACGAAACAATCGAAGGTTTCCGAAGCTCAGTGATATGAATGGTATTCACATTTCATGTGACATTATGTATATTAAACAGGAGTTAAGTAACCCCCCGCAACCTCCCCAATTACTATAGTGAAACGGAAGATGTACAAAGTAAGTAAGCTAACACTACCTGTGGTTCCACCCAGACGATAACTGGTTCCATAAAacaagaggagcagaattagaccatttggcaaatcgagtctgcttcaccattccatgaCGGTGGATTTATCTTACCTCCTAACCcctttctccctataacctttgatgcccgtactagtcaagaacccatcaacctttgctttaattatacccaatgacgaGACCTCCACAGCTaactgtggcaaggaattccccagattcaccaccctctagctaaagcagttcctcctcatctctgttctaaaggaacatgcTCATATTctaagactgtgtcctctggtcctagactctcccactgtaggaattATTCTCtacatgttcactctatctaggcctttcaatattcagcagtattcaatgagatccctctgcattctcctaaactccagcgaaCACAGGCCTAAGAACATCAATGCAaatcatacgttaaccctttcattcctgggatcattcttgtgaatctcctctggaccctctccaatggcaacacatcctttctcagacgtggggcccaaagctgctcacaatactaaaTGCAGTCTGGCCAATCCCTTACGAGGCCTCAGTTGGTTCATGTCAGAAGCATGTGAAGGGTAATGTTTGGAATGCTTTGATTCGTCATTGTGctcgcaggggttcccaaccttgggtccatggactccttgcttaagggtattggtccatggcataaaaaggttgggaacccctgattctGAGCTCATCGTTTGAAAGGTGACATTGTAAAGTGGAAGCGACTGCTACAAGGGGTGGTAAACTTTTTCTTCCCTCTCTGCATATACTTGTCTGTTTCAGATTGACATGGGGGACATCTTCTAAGTATGCCCAGTGGGCTGTCAGAGGAAAAGTAAGGAAAAAATGAGACCAACTTGGAGAAGTGACCTCAGACTCAGTGTCTGCACCTTAAAGCATGGAATGTAGACTATGGAGCATAAATGTAGAACATAGAGTGTAGAACACAGAACGGAGAACATAGGACGTACAACGTGGAACATAgatgttacagcacagtacagacacttcagcccactgttttgtgccaaccttttaacctagtctaagatcagtctaaacttccctcctacataactctccgttgttctatcatccacgtgcctatctaagagtttcttaaatgtccctaatgcgtctgcctctcccaccacccctggcagggtattccacgcacccacggACCACACCGATCCCAGTAGTGTCACGGTTTGCAATTACCTTGACAgcaacacgggttcaattcctgtcgctgtcttTAGGGAGTTTGTCCGTTTTCCCCAcgttgcatgggtttcctctggcttctcctgtttcttcccacattccaaagacgttcgGGTTCGTAGCCTATTTGGTCACATGTacgtaattgggcagcacaggctcattACTGTACTggattaataaataataaaaaagcacTTTGGTGTTAGCTGACTGCACAATGCCTTCAACTGCAGACCAGCTGGGTAAAGGTTCCGGGCTGAGAAAATAATGATCAAAGAAAGGGAAAGGTCAGTAAGGAGCAGAAGACGAGGACAACTATTCTTGGGAAACGTTTCTGTCAGGCTGCCTACTAAAAACAAACAGCAGGGAAGGGCAAGAATAGATCTGAATCCTCATTTGCGGGCTATCTATAACCAGCTGATCAGGAGTCGTGGCTAACAAAGGTTAGGGTCCTAGCCTTTGCATAGCTGGCATTCTAAAAATGGCGCTAGAATCGAAATAACCTTTCGATCCCTGTTTAGAGTCACAATAGGAATAATGTCTGGCTCTGTCAGCCTCCTGTGTTAATTCATATAAAGAACAAAATTCTTCTAAAATGCTTGCTTCCACCAAAGTGAACTTGGAATGTGATATCCAAGATCAATAAAGGAATGTAACATATctatagagttatagaacactacagcacaaaaacaggccctttggcccatctagtccctgccaaactgttaatctgcctagtcccatcaacctgcacctgaaccatagcccccccatacccctactacccatgtatctatccaagtttctcttaaatgttgaaattgtaccagAATCCATtacctctgctggcagctcatttcatactctctccactctctgagaaagtcccccctcatgtttcccctaaacatttcacctttcacccttattccatgacctctagttgtagtcccactcaccctcagtggagaaagcctttttgcatttaccctatctatacccctcataaatttgtatcttcatcatcattatgtgccatgtcatatgacgagGGCGATTATAGTCAATGACcgtgatcgttcttggcaaatctttctacagaagtagttagccattgtcttcttctgggcagtgtcttaaaAGGTGGttaacctcagccattatcaatactctccagagattgtctgcctggtgttagcggtcgcataaccaggacttgtgatttgcaccggttgctcatacgaccatccaccatctcttcccatggtttcacgtgacttTAATTGGGCGGCtatgcaggtgctacaccttgccctagGATAacctacaggctagtggagggaaggagcaccttatacctcctttggtagaaatgtatctccaccctgccacccaattttgtttacctctatcaaatctcccctcattcccctatgctctacggaataaagtcctaacttattcaacttttccctataactcaaaatagattttaaaaaaacttttttgAATTACTTTTACCCAGGCATAACTGGTGTGTGTCCACTGGCTGCCCTGCCCTACGCCGTGAGAACAAAATCTCTCAACTAGTCTGAACAAACAGCTTAGTCAGTATCAGAATTCATTTATAGCTGTGGCTGACAGTCgtgttgaaaagcaggacctttaATTCCTctctgacacaagagattctgcagatgcttgaaatccttagcaaaacacacaaaatgctggaggaactcaaccggtcaggcagcatctatggaaaggaatatacagttgatgttttgggcaaagacccttcatctggagtgTAAAAGAAGGGGACACAAGGCAaaaaaagaaggtggagggaggggaatgaataAAAGCTGGCAGGTCTTCTAGTCTTTAAGTCTATCTGGGGTGGTACAGTAGCAtaacggttagcacaatgctgttacagtgctggcAATTTGGGTtcaatcccactgctgtctgtaaagagtttgtactttctccttgtgaccacgtgggtttcctccaggtgctctggtttcctcccacattccaaggatgttggggttagggttagtaagttgtgggcatgctatgttggcattggaagcattgcaacatttgtgggctgcccccagcacaatgctcagactgtgttggttgttgacacaaacgacgcatttcactaaAAAGTtccgatgtttcgatgtacgtgtgagaaGTAATATAAATAAAGCTATAGTGATGGTTGAGAGCAGGAGAGAGTTTGCCccttccttcctttccttcccagctccaatgaagggtctcagcccaaaatgccaactgttcatttccctccatagatgcagcctgactcactaagttcctccagcattttgtgtctgctgtTCAGTTCCTCTCTGACATACGGT harbors:
- the lrrc3b gene encoding leucine-rich repeat-containing protein 3B, with protein sequence MKLMDLFLARSLSTYFLLQGFVLLTLCFHSTSMCPKGCLCSHASSLNVSCSNANLKEIPKDLPPDTALLYLDSNQIRSVPNEVFKDLHHLKVLNLSKNAIESIEERAFKGVADTLQTLDLSNNKIKSVHKDTFSKLKGRAQISDNPWHCDCTLQQVLRDMPSKHETANNIICETAVLEQHTGKPFLSAANEADLCNLSKKTTDVAMLVTMFGWFTMVISYVVYYVRQNQEDARRHLEYLKSLPSKQKKPEESDDISTVL